The Clostridia bacterium genome includes the window GCTCAGCGGCCCTCCGTCGACCGTAGGCATAACTCCCTTGATCGCCTCAAATTCAGTCATTGTATCAGCTATGGAATTAATGGTCATAGATTCTCCTGCAGCCCCGCCCCAGTGTTTTGTGTGCATTTCTTCAGAAAAATCAACCTTCAGAAGGTCACCTTCCAGCTTTACATATTCAACCTTAACTTCTTCCGGTATAGTTCTATACAAATTTTCAGAGCTAGGTCCCTTTATAAGCTCCTCAAGTGCTATTTTGTATAACTCGTCATCTTTAATATCCTTCTTTAGAAAAACAGTTCTTTTCTCAGGTACCATATACATAGCCTGGGAATCTGCAAAATAGAGAGTTATTTCCTTTTCAGACATATCCCCAGTGTTGAAATCTATAAACTCCATGAAGCCATAGGGCTCTCCGCTAGGAGCAATAAGCTCCTGACCTTCAACAAGTATCCTCACTTTCTTCAGCTCACTAAACTGAAGCATAGTATCTACCACCGAAGACACCACAGCTGCGACCTGAAGACTGCCGGAAAACACATTGAACTCCTTTGAAAAATCAACAGTCAAATTCTCGTTCTCGACCCTTGCATCCAATATCTTTGTATCCTTATTGATACTTGTTTCGAATTTGCTGCTGTCAGAAGGACCCTTCAGCAGCTCCTTCAGGGTATTCACATATTTGCTTTTAACATCCTCGAACTTTATTTCCCTGTTCTCTATCCCAAGGCCAGTATTACCTTTGGCAGCAAAATAAAGCTTAAAGTTTCCGGATTTCACTGGATCCTTTGTAAAACATCCTGAGGTAAATAGCATGATAAAAGCAAGCAACAGGCATAACCTTTTCATTGTAAAACCTCCTCGTGCTTTTTAGCACAGCAAACTTTTAACTATTAAAGTGCCAAAAACGCACTTCTTTAATGCTGTGCCTCTACAGGGTTAGAATCTCTAACTGTTAAGAGGCACCTGATAATTTAATTGGCTTTGGCTTTGGCAAATCTCAGTATCAGCAGGCTGCCAACCAATATTGCCGCCATCTCTGCCATATACAGATAGGATATGCTGAAAGCCATATCGGTAAAAAACGCCTCTGGAAAAATATTAATCAGCCTGTCCGCAGCCGGATCCAGCAGCCATAAGTCATTGGTAAAGAAAATCTCGTGAAAAATCGTGAAATACTTATAAAAATCAATATTCATCAATGCAACAAGTATAAGCACCGGTGCAGTTCCTGCTATAGCCACGGCAATACCATATTTAGCAAGCCTTCGCAGCTGACCTGCATGGTTCCTCCTCCAGAACAAAAACAACATAAAGCCTACTATATAGAAAAATGAAAGATTTCGAAGAAATTGCCCTTTCACAAAAAGCCCCTTAACATCCACCATATGCTGCTTATCCCTCTCACTGAAAAATTCTTCAGCGCCCTTAGTGAACTCAGCCTTAAATTCCAAGTCAGCCCTTTTATCCTCAAGGTACAGCAGCAGCTGCTCTGTTGAAAGCATAAGGTTCTCAATACTCATGCCTATTTGCTCAGGAACATTATACTTAATGTACTCCGTTCTGTAGTAATCCCTGTCATATGCAACCACCTGCACATCTGTTAGAACTAGCATAATCGGCATCAATACAATGAACAATGCTACAAAAATCACACTTATTTTTTTCATTAGCTTATCCCCCAATAAAGTACTATCATCTATATTACCAGAAAATCGCTAAAAAATCACTGCATGCTGCTATCCTTTTTTTCATATAGTATGTCCTTCCCTGCATAAGCTATTGCACTCATTGCCAGAACCTCGGAAGAATCCACATAGCTGCTGCATATGCCGAATCTGCTGACTGCCAGTGGAAGCTCGGTGCAGCCCAGCACTATCACTTCAGCTCCACGGTGCTTCAAAGCCGATACAACATCTATTACATTAGCAGGATCAATATCCCCTCTACCCTTTTTGATGTCATATATCAGTGCTGTAATATGTTCCTGCTCCGACCGCTCCGGTATGACAATCTCCATTCCTGACTTTTCAAATACCTTTGTATATATTCCTGATTTGCAAGTGCCTTCAGTGGCTAGCAAGCCTATACGTCTTGCGGATGGACAACTGCTTTTTATATATTTAGCCGTCTCCTCCACCATATTTATCATGGGAATCCTGACAAACTTAATAATTTCATCATAATAATAGTGGGCAGTATTGCATGCCATTATTAGCACATCTGCCCCCATCATTTCAAGCTTTAACGCAGACCTTACAAGCTCAAAGATGGGATTAGCCCCATTGTTCAATATGGATTCCGTCCGGTCCGGTATATTTGTATTATTATCAATTATCATTGGAATATGTTCATTATCACTGTTAGCTTTTGTAAGTACAACAATTCGCTCAAACAGTCTGGCGGCAGCCAAAGGACCCATTCCGCCAACTATTCCAATGGTCCTCATATATCCACTCTCCGTTATTATTTAATTATCTCAATATACTTCTTAAGCGTATCTCTCCCATTTCCATCTCTTCCTTCCGCAGCATCACATGCAACCATGGAATTAAGCACAGCCTCTTCAGTAGCTTCTGCGGCGGCTCTGAACAACAGATTTATTTTCTCTTCATTTATCAGCTTAATATCAATAATATCCCGCTCTTCGTAGTGATTTATTCTGTTTGCAGTACTGAAGGATACTACAACATCGCCACTTCCGTTGCCTAAAAACGAGCCCAGTCTGGACAAACCCACTGCCGCTCTTTTTGATACTCTTTTAAGCTGCCTGTCAGACAAGGGTACATCAGTTGCAATAATTACAATTACCGAGCCTTTGTCCTCTTCCTTTGCCAACCCCTTTCTCCAAATAGTATTCCCTGCCTTCACGCCGTCCAGCATCAGGTCTTCCTTTACACCAAAATTTGATAGCACCAGAACTCCTATAGTATAACCCTTATCATCCAGCTTAATCATTCTGGAGGATGAGCCTATGCCGCCTTTAAGTCCAAAGCAGGACATTCCTGTGCCGGCACCCACTGCGCCTTCCTCAAAGTATTGACTTGCACTTCTAAGGCTTTCAAATACGTGTCTCTTCTTAACGTGCAGTCCTCTTATGTCATTCAGGTAACCGTCATTGCATTCACACACTATTGGGTTTACCGTTCCTGTGCTTATCCCTATATCTTCATTCTGCTCCAACATGTATTCCACAAGTGCTTCATAAGCCGTTCCGACGCTAAGTGTATTTGTTAGCACAATAGGGGTCTCGATATTACCGAGCTCCTCAATCTGAAGTGTTCCAGCAGTTTTTCCAAAACCGTTTATCACGTGACATGCGGCAACTACCTTCTCCTTGAACAGGTTTCCACTGTGAGGCAGTATTGCAGTGACTCCTGTCCTTATACCCTCTTCAATTATTGTGGAATGCCCCACCAGTACTCCATCCACATCAGTGATGGTATTGTTTTTCCCCGGTGCCAGCTGACCAATGCTGATGCCGTATTCTCTTATACTGTTCTTCTTCATACGCTACCTTCCTTTTTGCCAGTTTCCCATTTATTACAATAATTATATCAAATTGGGTCATTACCTAACAGTGCTTCTGTATTCCAACCTTCAGACGGTGTTTTCAAAATTTGTCCTATTTGCCATAACATTGTTCAATTTAGCTTATTTTTTATTTGTTTCAAATATGCATTGCAGTTGTATTCCAAAATTGGAAAGATGTTTAGGTTCCATATGCGAGACAAAGCCGTTTCTTAAATAATATTAAAGACAATTAAGGAAATAATAAAGCTAAAGAGGTGATTTTTTTGAATATTTTAAAGCATTTATATAGATTTTTTGTTCCAGCGCTTATTATATTATCTCTATTGAACTTTACAGCATGCTCCCCGCAAAAGAAACCTGAAGTTGCGCAGACGAAGGCTGAAGAAGAAAAGCCTCCCGGAGAATTGGATAAGTTGAAGGGCAGCATTGAAAAAGTGGAAAAAGCTCTTGAAACAATACATGAAGAGAGTAAAAAACCAATGTTCATTCAGCAGGAAAAAATCGAAAAGCAAGCCTCCGGAGGAGGTAAGCAGAAGGAGGGTGGACAGTCGGGTGGCCAAGGTGGTGGCGGCAGCAGTGGCGGCGGCAGCAGTAGCGGAGGCAGTGGCGGAGGCGGCGGCGGGCAAGGACAGCAGCAACAGGCACAAGCTACAAAGCTCCCCCCCGAACAGATAAAGCTAAAACTGGAACAGGAAAAATACAAGAAATTCGAAAAAATCAAGAAAGATGTATTGGGGTTGCATAGTGCTTGGAACAGCTATGAAGCGAAGGCCATTTCTGATTTTGCAATGCAAACTGCAATTAATGATTTTGAATCCGCACTAAATAATCTCACAAAAACAGTGGATACCCAGGATGTATACCTGAGCTTATTGGAAGTTAACCAACTGTATAAATATCTTCCTGATTTCTACATGCTATACGAGTCCAAGGTTCCTCCCGATCTTGACAGACTTCGGTTTGCAGTAAAAAAAATCCAGCTGTTAAGCGAAAAAAAGGACTTTACTGGTGCGAATGATGTACTCCAGTACTTTGAGAACATTTGGATGGCTGCAAGGCCAAAGCTGAAAAGTGACAATGCAGAAATCGTCAGCAAATTTGAGTTCGCATTTGCAGATCTGAAAAATGCTGTGATCGTAAAAAATGGAATGATTGTTGAAGCTAAATCAGAAGTTCTATTGAAGCTTGTTGATGAGATCGAAAAAAAAGCTGAGAAATCCGGCAAATAGCAGGGTATAGCATCAAATTATAAGAACCCCATTGGAATCTTGGGGTTCTTATAATTTGATGCATAATGTGATATAATTCAAAGAGTCATTTATACGTTATATATATAAAATTTTGTATGCGAGGTAATTTATGAAAGCACTCAAAAGTATACTTCCTCTGATAAATTTGATGCCGGAGAGCTTTATACGTCTTTTGGGCAGGGCTGCTGCCAATTATGTGCTGTCTAAATATGTGGATCTGGAGATCCATGGGAAGAAAACTTTGATTGAAAGGGAAAACAAACCTACAATATTTATCTCAAATCATCTAAGCAATGTAGATGGTGTTGTGCTGAACAGCCTGCTGAAGAACAACTCTGCAGCTTTTATGGCGGGAGTTAAGCTTGAAGATAATCCTTTTACATCATTTTTCCTTAAGACTATAAACCACATACCAATAACTCCCGGAAGTCCTGACAAAAGTGCAATCAAATCCGCCATTAATTACCTGAAAACAGGCGGCTCGATAGTCATATTCCCCGAAGGCACACGCAGTAGGACAGGCTCACTTATAAATGTCAAAAAGGGGTTCATTCTATTGGTAAAGCTGGCAAATGTACCTGTAGTGCCCATAGCTCTTGAAGGCACGGAAATAGTTCTTCCTATTAATGATAATGACATGGGAGGCGAGAAGCTTCATAAGTCAAAGGTAAACGTAAGGATCGGCGAACCTTTTACACTACCTCCAAAGGAAGAATGCCCGGCTGACACGGACTGGGAAAAAATGTGCGCTGACTTCGCAATGAGAAAGATAGCAGAAATGCTTGAGCCGAAGTACCAAGGGATATACAGCTAGGTTTAAGAATCTGGGTCGGGCTTTTAAGCCATTAGGTACGGATACCACTGAACACACGGGAACCCACGGAATCACACGGAAGGTAATATGTCAACCCGCCGTGGCTTCAGTGAAATTCAGTGTCTTCAGTGGTTTTCGTTCCTGACCTTCGACATACGAAGGGGCGACCATTGGTCGCCCCTTCATTTTTAAATAAATAAATTTACGTTTGCCCCGTCTGCTTCTCCTAGATATGTAGCCACTCCTGCGTATTCCACTCCATCTATTATCTCTTCCGGCTTAATACCCATCACATCCATTGACATTGTACAAGCGATGAACTTCACGCCCATATCCTGTGCGCTTCTTATGAGATCAGGCAGGCTGCTGACTCTCTTCTTTTTCATAATGTCCTTCATCATAGCTGTGCCCATCCCGCCCATATTCATTTTAGAGAGACTAAGCTTTTCAGCCCCCCTGGGCATCATCCATCCGAACATTGATTCCATAAAGGATTTTCTTACATTGATTTTCTGCGCCCTTCTCAGTATATTAAGACCCCAAAAGGTAAAAAACATTGTAACCTCGTCCCCCATAGCGGCAGCCCCATTAGCTATAATAAGGCCTGCCATGGCTTTGTCCAAATCTCCGCTGAACATTATCATCGTCTTACTGCTCATAACAACACCTTATCCTTTCCTAATTACTGCTTTGGTTGTTCCATCTTCTTCGACCAGGCTTACCAATTCATTGCCGGTCTTTCTGCACCAGGCTTCGATGTCTTTCTTGAAACCGTTGTCTGTTACCTCTATAGTTATCATATCCCCACTGTCAGATGCCTTAGCTACCTTGAAAAGCTCCACTACAGGTCCAGGACATTGAAGTCCCCTTGCGTTAATATACTTATCTGCCATTTTATCTTTCCCCCCTATTCCAACTTGTATGGATAAGCACAGGTTCCGCCTTCCAATACCTTCATATTTGTAAAACCCAGTTTTTT containing:
- a CDS encoding TIGR01906 family membrane protein; protein product: MKKISVIFVALFIVLMPIMLVLTDVQVVAYDRDYYRTEYIKYNVPEQIGMSIENLMLSTEQLLLYLEDKRADLEFKAEFTKGAEEFFSERDKQHMVDVKGLFVKGQFLRNLSFFYIVGFMLFLFWRRNHAGQLRRLAKYGIAVAIAGTAPVLILVALMNIDFYKYFTIFHEIFFTNDLWLLDPAADRLINIFPEAFFTDMAFSISYLYMAEMAAILVGSLLILRFAKAKAN
- a CDS encoding DsrE/DsrF/DrsH-like family protein, which gives rise to MSSKTMIMFSGDLDKAMAGLIIANGAAAMGDEVTMFFTFWGLNILRRAQKINVRKSFMESMFGWMMPRGAEKLSLSKMNMGGMGTAMMKDIMKKKRVSSLPDLIRSAQDMGVKFIACTMSMDVMGIKPEEIIDGVEYAGVATYLGEADGANVNLFI
- a CDS encoding GerMN domain-containing protein produces the protein MKRLCLLLAFIMLFTSGCFTKDPVKSGNFKLYFAAKGNTGLGIENREIKFEDVKSKYVNTLKELLKGPSDSSKFETSINKDTKILDARVENENLTVDFSKEFNVFSGSLQVAAVVSSVVDTMLQFSELKKVRILVEGQELIAPSGEPYGFMEFIDFNTGDMSEKEITLYFADSQAMYMVPEKRTVFLKKDIKDDELYKIALEELIKGPSSENLYRTIPEEVKVEYVKLEGDLLKVDFSEEMHTKHWGGAAGESMTINSIADTMTEFEAIKGVMPTVDGGPLSIEHMVVEEPLTRNESIIYRQ
- a CDS encoding P1 family peptidase, with the protein product MKKNSIREYGISIGQLAPGKNNTITDVDGVLVGHSTIIEEGIRTGVTAILPHSGNLFKEKVVAACHVINGFGKTAGTLQIEELGNIETPIVLTNTLSVGTAYEALVEYMLEQNEDIGISTGTVNPIVCECNDGYLNDIRGLHVKKRHVFESLRSASQYFEEGAVGAGTGMSCFGLKGGIGSSSRMIKLDDKGYTIGVLVLSNFGVKEDLMLDGVKAGNTIWRKGLAKEEDKGSVIVIIATDVPLSDRQLKRVSKRAAVGLSRLGSFLGNGSGDVVVSFSTANRINHYEERDIIDIKLINEEKINLLFRAAAEATEEAVLNSMVACDAAEGRDGNGRDTLKKYIEIIK
- a CDS encoding lysophospholipid acyltransferase family protein: MKALKSILPLINLMPESFIRLLGRAAANYVLSKYVDLEIHGKKTLIERENKPTIFISNHLSNVDGVVLNSLLKNNSAAFMAGVKLEDNPFTSFFLKTINHIPITPGSPDKSAIKSAINYLKTGGSIVIFPEGTRSRTGSLINVKKGFILLVKLANVPVVPIALEGTEIVLPINDNDMGGEKLHKSKVNVRIGEPFTLPPKEECPADTDWEKMCADFAMRKIAEMLEPKYQGIYS
- a CDS encoding amino acid racemase is translated as MRTIGIVGGMGPLAAARLFERIVVLTKANSDNEHIPMIIDNNTNIPDRTESILNNGANPIFELVRSALKLEMMGADVLIMACNTAHYYYDEIIKFVRIPMINMVEETAKYIKSSCPSARRIGLLATEGTCKSGIYTKVFEKSGMEIVIPERSEQEHITALIYDIKKGRGDIDPANVIDVVSALKHRGAEVIVLGCTELPLAVSRFGICSSYVDSSEVLAMSAIAYAGKDILYEKKDSSMQ
- a CDS encoding sulfurtransferase TusA family protein; amino-acid sequence: MADKYINARGLQCPGPVVELFKVAKASDSGDMITIEVTDNGFKKDIEAWCRKTGNELVSLVEEDGTTKAVIRKG